The Candidatus Acidiferrales bacterium genome contains a region encoding:
- the nadA gene encoding quinolinate synthase NadA — MIKTVLESHQPATLRVPEIEAGVGCDFDSYLLLPDTSLDERIGRAKATLGAGVVILGHHYQRDEVIHFADYRGDSLRLSQLAASRPEARYIVFCGVQFMAESADILRAPHQQVLLPDLNAGCSMADMASIEQVEQCWEELTGPPWQGDLKLVPVTYMNSSAAIKAFCGRNGGAVCTSSNARKIFDWAFARGERILFLPDEHLGRNTGYRMGIPLDRMAVWDPYAEMGGCDAESLRRSRLILWKGYCSVHQRFLPEHVHRVRAAHPGIRVISHPECRWEVAELSDQIGSTEQILKAVSAAEPGSKWAIGTEIHLVNRLSKEWPDRLVISLDPNVCVCTTMFRITPQHLCWALENLVEGRVVNRIEVPEEDKHWARVALARMLENA, encoded by the coding sequence ATGATCAAAACGGTCTTAGAGTCGCATCAGCCGGCTACCCTGCGGGTACCGGAAATCGAGGCCGGGGTGGGCTGCGATTTCGACAGCTACCTGCTTCTCCCGGACACCTCGCTCGACGAGCGGATCGGGCGCGCCAAGGCAACTCTGGGCGCCGGCGTTGTCATCCTGGGCCACCACTACCAGCGCGACGAGGTGATCCATTTTGCCGACTATCGCGGCGACAGCCTTCGCCTTTCGCAGCTCGCCGCCTCGCGCCCCGAGGCCAGGTACATCGTCTTTTGCGGCGTGCAGTTCATGGCGGAGAGCGCTGACATCCTGCGCGCCCCGCACCAGCAGGTACTCCTCCCGGATTTGAACGCCGGCTGCTCGATGGCCGACATGGCCTCGATCGAGCAGGTGGAGCAGTGCTGGGAAGAGCTTACCGGCCCGCCGTGGCAGGGCGACCTCAAGCTGGTGCCCGTTACTTACATGAACTCCTCGGCGGCGATCAAAGCCTTTTGTGGCCGCAACGGCGGAGCTGTCTGCACCAGTTCGAATGCCAGGAAGATTTTTGACTGGGCCTTTGCCCGAGGCGAGCGCATTCTCTTTTTGCCGGACGAGCACCTGGGGCGCAACACCGGCTATCGCATGGGGATTCCGCTTGACCGCATGGCCGTTTGGGATCCTTACGCCGAGATGGGCGGGTGCGACGCGGAATCGCTCCGCCGGTCGCGGCTGATTCTCTGGAAGGGTTACTGCTCCGTCCACCAGCGCTTTTTGCCGGAGCACGTCCATCGCGTCCGGGCCGCTCATCCCGGCATCCGCGTCATCTCCCATCCCGAGTGCCGCTGGGAAGTGGCGGAACTTTCCGACCAGATCGGCTCGACCGAGCAAATCCTCAAAGCCGTTTCTGCGGCCGAGCCGGGATCGAAGTGGGCGATCGGCACGGAAATTCACCTGGTCAACCGGCTGAGCAAGGAATGGCCGGACCGGCTGGTCATCTCGCTCGACCCGAACGTTTGCGTGTGCACGACGATGTTTCGCATCACCCCGCAACACCTTTGCTGGGCGCTCGAAAACCTGGTCGAGGGACGGGTGGTGAACCGCATTGAAGTTCCGGAAGAAGACAAACACTGGGCTCGGGTGGCCCTGGCCCGGATGCTCGAGAACGCTTGA
- a CDS encoding thioredoxin domain-containing protein — translation MSTQENALKDSVSSYLRSAAHQPVRWHPWSEEVFSRAKQENKPILLDIGAVWCHWCHVMDRESYENEEVAGIINENFVAMKVDRDERPDVDARYQAAVSALSGQGGWPLTAFLTPEGKPFFGGTYFPPEDNFGRPGFKRILLSVAQAFREKKAEIESSAQQLTAAIARAEMFSGARREFSVAAVDAIVNSMVQHFDLRHGGFSRAPKFPHPAAIDLILERYQATGEQALLTIATTTLEHMARGGVYDQIGGGFHRYSVDERWIVPHFEKMSYDNSELLKNYLHAYQVTGQPLFRETAESIIAWVKEVLSDPDGGFYASQDADYSLEDDGDYFTWTQSEVRAVLDGEEARAVELYYGVEPQGEMHHNPAKNVLHVASPIEEVASRMGKSADETRQLLDQARQKLRRARSQRPTPQVDKTVYIGWNGMFVSAFLEAYRVLGRTDCRDFALKTLDRLAGNAYRPGVGFAHRLPRPVPDGTGPRSLDNWLDGGLDDQIFMALALLGAFELTGDPRYFRLAEEAAGFSIEKFWDEEGGGFFDRPRDARPLAGMTVTRKPYQDSPTPAANPLAAILLDWLSSYTMNQEYRQKAESTLEVFGGLAETYGLFAASYGLAALLHSRQPIQVVIVGQPGDARAAELELAANMTYRFGKSVLRLPPQQAGDSLPAGLASTLPHLDATDGARAIVCANSTCQPPITSAEDLRKALLASR, via the coding sequence ATGTCAACTCAAGAAAACGCCTTAAAGGATTCCGTCAGCTCCTATCTTCGCTCGGCCGCTCATCAGCCGGTCCGATGGCATCCCTGGTCGGAAGAGGTATTTTCGAGAGCGAAGCAGGAGAACAAGCCCATTCTGCTCGATATCGGCGCCGTCTGGTGCCACTGGTGTCACGTGATGGACCGGGAGAGCTACGAGAATGAAGAAGTCGCCGGGATTATCAACGAAAACTTTGTGGCCATGAAGGTGGACCGGGACGAGCGCCCCGACGTGGACGCGCGCTATCAGGCCGCCGTCAGCGCGCTCTCCGGCCAGGGCGGCTGGCCGCTGACCGCGTTCCTTACCCCGGAGGGCAAGCCCTTCTTCGGCGGCACCTATTTTCCGCCGGAGGACAACTTTGGCCGGCCCGGCTTCAAGCGCATTTTGCTTTCCGTCGCCCAAGCTTTCCGGGAGAAGAAAGCGGAAATCGAGTCGAGTGCCCAACAACTCACCGCTGCGATTGCCCGCGCCGAAATGTTTTCGGGCGCCCGGCGGGAATTTTCGGTGGCTGCGGTGGATGCGATTGTCAACTCGATGGTGCAACATTTCGATCTCCGCCACGGCGGTTTCAGCCGCGCCCCCAAGTTCCCCCATCCGGCTGCCATTGATTTGATTCTGGAGCGCTACCAGGCAACGGGCGAGCAAGCGCTTCTGACGATAGCCACCACCACGCTCGAACATATGGCCCGCGGCGGCGTTTACGACCAGATTGGCGGCGGCTTCCATCGCTACTCGGTGGACGAGCGCTGGATTGTCCCGCATTTCGAGAAGATGTCCTACGATAACTCCGAACTGCTCAAGAACTATCTCCACGCCTATCAGGTAACCGGCCAGCCGCTCTTCCGCGAAACAGCGGAATCCATCATCGCCTGGGTGAAGGAGGTCCTCTCGGACCCGGACGGTGGTTTCTACGCCAGCCAGGACGCCGACTATAGCCTGGAGGATGACGGCGACTACTTCACCTGGACGCAGTCGGAAGTCCGCGCGGTGCTGGACGGCGAGGAGGCGCGCGCCGTTGAGCTTTATTACGGCGTCGAGCCGCAGGGCGAAATGCACCATAACCCGGCCAAAAATGTGCTCCACGTCGCCAGCCCGATCGAAGAGGTTGCCTCGCGCATGGGTAAGAGCGCCGATGAGACGCGGCAACTGCTTGACCAGGCGCGACAAAAATTGCGCCGGGCGCGTTCCCAGCGGCCAACGCCGCAGGTGGACAAGACGGTTTACATCGGCTGGAACGGAATGTTCGTTTCCGCCTTCCTCGAAGCCTACCGCGTGCTTGGCCGGACGGATTGCCGCGACTTTGCTCTGAAGACTCTGGATCGTCTCGCCGGCAACGCTTATCGGCCGGGAGTTGGATTTGCTCACCGGCTGCCCCGCCCCGTACCGGATGGTACGGGGCCACGCTCGCTGGATAATTGGCTCGATGGCGGCCTGGACGACCAAATCTTCATGGCCCTGGCGCTGCTCGGCGCCTTCGAATTGACGGGTGACCCGCGCTACTTCCGCTTGGCCGAGGAAGCGGCCGGGTTCAGCATCGAGAAATTTTGGGATGAAGAAGGCGGGGGCTTCTTCGACCGCCCGCGCGATGCCCGGCCTCTGGCCGGCATGACGGTGACCCGCAAACCTTATCAGGATTCGCCCACTCCGGCGGCCAATCCCCTTGCGGCTATTCTTTTGGATTGGCTCTCGAGCTACACGATGAACCAGGAGTACCGCCAAAAGGCGGAAAGCACTCTCGAAGTTTTTGGCGGGCTCGCGGAAACGTACGGCTTGTTTGCCGCATCTTACGGCTTGGCGGCGTTGCTCCACTCGCGCCAGCCGATACAGGTGGTGATCGTTGGCCAGCCGGGCGACGCGCGCGCGGCTGAGCTCGAGCTTGCCGCCAACATGACCTATCGCTTTGGCAAATCGGTGCTCCGTCTTCCGCCGCAGCAGGCGGGAGACTCCTTGCCGGCGGGGCTCGCATCTACTTTGCCTCACCTCGATGCCACCGATGGCGCGCGGGCGATTGTCTGTGCCAACTCGACCTGCCAGCCGCCCATCACCAGTGCAGAAGATTTACGAAAGGCGCTCCTTGCTTCTCGATAG
- a CDS encoding DUF2203 domain-containing protein, translating into MADDEQEFEQESPPERLFNRQQAEELLPQISAWLEQAIEQKKQVEKFEIELRRLAQKILMSGGIVLDYEQAAGWKMNRDRAGESVRSSLEQIQETGCVVKDLEIGLVDFPAILENEHVYLCWKLGEDSIRWWHRTDEGFSGRKPLAPPFPDHTKRRPM; encoded by the coding sequence GTGGCTGACGACGAGCAAGAATTTGAGCAGGAATCGCCGCCGGAGCGCCTCTTCAATCGCCAGCAGGCCGAGGAACTCTTGCCGCAGATCAGCGCGTGGCTCGAGCAGGCGATCGAGCAGAAGAAGCAGGTGGAAAAGTTTGAAATCGAACTGCGCCGTCTCGCGCAAAAGATTTTGATGTCCGGCGGCATCGTTTTGGATTACGAGCAGGCCGCGGGCTGGAAGATGAACCGCGACCGGGCCGGCGAGTCGGTTCGCTCCTCCCTCGAGCAGATTCAGGAGACGGGCTGCGTCGTGAAGGATTTGGAGATTGGGCTGGTGGATTTTCCCGCCATCTTGGAAAACGAGCACGTTTATCTCTGTTGGAAACTCGGGGAGGATTCCATTCGCTGGTGGCACCGCACCGATGAAGGTTTTTCCGGCCGCAAGCCGCTCGCCCCGCCCTTCCCGGACCACACCAAGCGACGGCCGATGTAG